A single region of the Stutzerimonas stutzeri genome encodes:
- a CDS encoding exodeoxyribonuclease III yields the protein MRIISVNVNGIQAAAQRGLLSWLQAQNADVICLQDTRASVVELDDPAYQLDGYFLYTVDAEIPEQGGVALYSRLQPKAVIMGLGFETADRYGRYLQADFDKVSIASLLLPTGRGGDEELNQKFKFMDDFAHYLDKQRRKRREYIYCGSLYVAHQKLDVKNWRDCQQTTGFLAPERAWLDEIFGNMGYVDALREASREGDLYSWWPDTEQAQMLNLGWRFDYQILTSGMRRFVRNARLPRQPRFSQHAPLVVDYDWTLSL from the coding sequence ATGCGGATCATCAGCGTCAACGTGAATGGCATTCAAGCGGCGGCGCAGCGGGGTCTTCTCAGCTGGCTGCAAGCGCAGAATGCCGATGTCATCTGCCTGCAGGATACCCGCGCCTCCGTAGTAGAACTCGACGATCCGGCTTACCAGCTAGACGGCTATTTCCTCTACACCGTCGACGCCGAAATTCCGGAACAGGGTGGCGTTGCGCTGTACTCCAGACTCCAGCCAAAGGCCGTGATCATGGGCCTTGGCTTCGAGACTGCCGACCGCTACGGCCGCTACCTGCAGGCCGATTTCGACAAGGTCAGCATCGCCAGCCTGCTGCTGCCGACTGGCCGCGGTGGCGATGAGGAGCTGAATCAGAAATTCAAGTTCATGGACGATTTCGCCCATTACCTGGACAAGCAACGTCGCAAGCGTCGCGAATATATCTATTGCGGGTCGCTGTATGTCGCCCATCAGAAGCTGGACGTGAAGAACTGGCGCGACTGCCAGCAGACCACCGGCTTCCTGGCACCGGAACGCGCTTGGCTCGATGAGATTTTCGGCAACATGGGCTATGTCGACGCACTGCGCGAAGCCAGTCGCGAAGGCGATCTTTATAGCTGGTGGCCGGACACCGAACAGGCGCAGATGCTCAATCTGGGCTGGCGTTTCGATTATCAGATCCTGACCTCGGGCATGCGCCGCTTCGTGCGCAATGCTCGCCTTCCGCGCCAACCAAGATTCTCCCAGCATGCCCCGCTGGTGGTGGACTACGACTGGACGCTGAGTCTCTGA
- a CDS encoding RidA family protein produces the protein MSKTVINTENAPAAIGTYSQAIKAGNTVYLSGQIPLDPKSMELVEGFEAQTVQVFENLKAVAEAAGGSLKDIVKLNIFLTDLGNFATVNEVMSRYFQQPYPARAAIGIAALPKAAQVEMDAVLVLD, from the coding sequence ATGAGCAAGACCGTGATCAACACCGAAAACGCCCCCGCCGCCATCGGCACCTATTCCCAGGCGATCAAGGCCGGCAACACCGTCTACCTGTCCGGCCAGATCCCGCTGGATCCGAAGAGCATGGAGCTGGTGGAAGGCTTCGAAGCACAGACCGTGCAGGTGTTCGAAAACCTCAAGGCCGTGGCCGAAGCCGCCGGCGGCTCGCTGAAGGACATCGTCAAGCTCAACATCTTCCTGACCGACCTGGGTAATTTCGCCACGGTCAACGAAGTCATGAGCCGCTACTTCCAGCAGCCCTACCCGGCCCGCGCGGCCATCGGCATCGCCGCGCTGCCCAAGGCCGCACAGGTCGAAATGGACGCCGTTCTGGTACTCGACTGA
- the pyrE gene encoding orotate phosphoribosyltransferase, translated as MQAYQREFIRFAIERGVLRFGEFTLKSGRISPYFFNAGLFNTGSALAQLGRFYAAAVADSGIDFDVIFGPAYKGIPLAAATAMSLAEHHQRDLPWCFNRKEAKDHGEGGTLVGAPLRGRVLIVDDVITAGTAIREVMQIIQAQGAQAAGVLIALNRQERGQGQLSAIQEVERDCGMPVVSIVSLAQVLEYLAEDEQLKRHLTAVEAYRDQYGI; from the coding sequence ATGCAGGCGTACCAGCGCGAGTTCATTCGCTTCGCCATCGAACGCGGGGTTCTGCGCTTCGGTGAGTTCACCCTGAAATCCGGACGCATCAGTCCCTATTTCTTCAACGCCGGGTTGTTCAATACCGGCTCGGCGCTGGCGCAGTTGGGCCGCTTCTACGCAGCGGCCGTCGCCGACAGCGGAATCGATTTCGACGTCATCTTCGGGCCCGCGTACAAGGGCATTCCCTTGGCCGCAGCGACCGCCATGTCGCTGGCCGAACATCACCAGCGTGATTTGCCCTGGTGCTTCAACCGCAAGGAAGCCAAGGATCACGGCGAGGGCGGCACGCTGGTCGGAGCGCCCCTGCGCGGTCGTGTGCTCATTGTCGACGACGTCATCACCGCGGGAACCGCCATCCGCGAGGTCATGCAGATCATTCAGGCGCAGGGCGCGCAAGCGGCGGGGGTGCTGATTGCGCTCAACCGGCAGGAGCGTGGCCAGGGCCAGCTGTCGGCGATCCAGGAGGTGGAGCGCGACTGCGGCATGCCCGTGGTCAGCATCGTGTCACTGGCGCAGGTGCTGGAGTATCTGGCCGAGGACGAACAGCTCAAGCGCCACCTGACGGCAGTCGAGGCGTATCGGGATCAATACGGCATCTGA
- the argB gene encoding acetylglutamate kinase — MTLSREVATQFAQVLSEALPYIRRFVGKTLVIKYGGNAMESEELKTGFARDIVLMKAVGINPVVVHGGGPQIGDLLKRLNIESHFIDGMRVTDSQTMDVVEMVLGGQVNKSIVSLINQHGGAAIGLTGKDAQLIRAKKLKATRQTPEMTSPEIIDIGHVGEVTGVNTELLEMLVRGNFIPVIAPIGVGPDGESYNINADLVAGKVAEALKSEKLMLLTNIAGLMDKQGQVLTGLTTAQVDELIADGTIYGGMLPKIRCALEAVQGGVHSAHIIDGRVPNAVLLEIFTDIGVGTLITNRKAPIAQ, encoded by the coding sequence ATGACCCTCAGCCGTGAAGTCGCCACCCAATTCGCCCAGGTTCTATCCGAAGCGCTGCCCTACATCCGCCGGTTCGTCGGCAAGACGCTGGTCATCAAGTACGGCGGTAACGCGATGGAGAGCGAGGAGCTGAAAACCGGCTTCGCCCGCGACATCGTGCTGATGAAGGCGGTAGGCATCAACCCGGTGGTGGTTCACGGCGGCGGCCCGCAGATCGGTGATCTGCTCAAGCGCCTGAATATCGAAAGCCACTTCATCGACGGCATGCGGGTCACCGACAGTCAGACAATGGACGTCGTCGAGATGGTGCTTGGCGGCCAGGTCAACAAGAGCATCGTCAGCCTGATCAACCAGCACGGCGGCGCGGCCATCGGCCTGACCGGCAAGGATGCGCAGCTGATTCGCGCGAAGAAGCTCAAGGCGACCCGTCAGACGCCGGAGATGACCTCGCCGGAGATCATCGACATCGGCCATGTCGGCGAAGTCACTGGCGTCAACACCGAGCTGCTGGAGATGCTGGTTCGCGGCAACTTCATCCCGGTCATCGCACCCATCGGCGTGGGTCCGGACGGTGAGTCGTACAACATCAACGCCGACCTGGTCGCAGGCAAGGTGGCCGAGGCGCTGAAGTCGGAAAAGCTGATGCTGCTGACCAATATCGCCGGCCTCATGGACAAACAGGGTCAGGTTCTTACCGGCTTGACCACCGCCCAGGTCGACGAGCTGATCGCCGACGGCACCATCTACGGCGGCATGCTACCGAAGATCCGTTGCGCGCTCGAAGCGGTCCAGGGCGGGGTGCACAGCGCGCACATCATCGATGGCCGCGTGCCCAATGCCGTGTTGCTGGAGATCTTCACCGACATCGGCGTCGGTACACTGATCACCAACCGCAAGGCGCCGATCGCTCAGTGA
- the gmk gene encoding guanylate kinase → MSASTGTLYIVSAPSGAGKTSLVKALLDAQPHVRVSVSHTTRPMRPGEVDGVNYHFVSRDDFVERLERGEFLEHAEVFGNLYGTSQRWLEQTLNEGYDLILEIDWQGAQQVRRLMPQAKSIFILPPTQEALRQRLTNRGQDSDEVIEKRMREAVSEMTHYVEYDYLVINDDFAHALIDLQAIFRANQLLQASQQQRFRSLLNELLA, encoded by the coding sequence ATGTCAGCCTCCACCGGTACGCTTTATATCGTTTCCGCGCCTTCCGGGGCCGGCAAGACCAGCCTGGTCAAAGCCCTCCTCGATGCGCAACCGCACGTCCGAGTTTCGGTTTCGCACACCACGCGCCCCATGCGCCCGGGTGAGGTAGACGGGGTCAACTATCACTTCGTCAGCCGCGATGACTTCGTCGAACGCTTGGAGCGCGGTGAGTTTCTCGAGCACGCCGAAGTGTTCGGCAACCTCTATGGCACCTCGCAGCGCTGGCTCGAGCAGACCCTGAATGAAGGCTACGACCTGATTCTGGAAATCGATTGGCAGGGCGCCCAGCAGGTTCGCCGGCTGATGCCCCAGGCCAAGTCGATTTTCATCCTGCCGCCCACGCAGGAAGCCTTGCGCCAACGCCTCACCAACCGCGGACAGGACAGCGACGAAGTCATCGAGAAGCGTATGAGAGAGGCGGTCAGCGAAATGACCCACTATGTCGAATACGACTACCTGGTGATCAACGATGACTTCGCTCACGCCTTGATCGACCTGCAGGCGATCTTCCGCGCCAACCAGCTGTTGCAGGCATCGCAACAGCAACGCTTTCGCAGCCTGCTGAACGAACTGCTCGCCTGA
- a CDS encoding YicC/YloC family endoribonuclease, which yields MIHSMTAFARAEQAGDHGTLSWEIRSVNHRYLEPHLRLPDAFRELEGAIREALRKGLSRGKVECTLRFAEDAAGRSMQVDHARASQLIAAAESVAALIKQPAPLDPLEILSWPGVLVGDSADPQALNSAALQLFHSTLEELKNGRQREGEELARLINERLDAIAEETSTLRAQIPHMLAAQRQKILDRCAEMRVELDPQRLEQELVLLAQKSDVAEELDRLSTHVSEVRRVLKSGGAAGRRLDFLMQELNREANTLGSKAFDTRSTQAAVNLKVLIEQMREQVQNIE from the coding sequence ATGATCCACAGCATGACCGCCTTCGCCCGCGCCGAGCAGGCCGGCGACCACGGCACCCTCAGCTGGGAGATCCGCTCGGTGAACCACCGCTATCTGGAGCCGCACCTGCGTCTGCCGGATGCATTCCGGGAGCTGGAAGGCGCGATCCGTGAAGCGCTGCGCAAGGGATTGTCACGCGGCAAGGTCGAATGCACGCTGCGCTTTGCCGAAGACGCCGCAGGTCGCTCGATGCAGGTCGACCACGCGCGTGCCAGCCAGCTGATCGCCGCAGCCGAAAGCGTCGCCGCGCTGATCAAGCAGCCCGCTCCGCTCGATCCGCTCGAAATCCTGTCCTGGCCGGGCGTGCTGGTAGGCGACTCGGCAGATCCTCAGGCGCTCAACAGCGCTGCCCTGCAGCTGTTCCACAGCACCCTGGAAGAATTGAAGAACGGTCGCCAGCGCGAGGGCGAAGAGCTGGCTCGACTGATCAACGAGCGCCTCGATGCCATCGCGGAAGAAACCAGCACGCTACGCGCCCAGATCCCGCACATGCTGGCCGCACAACGACAGAAGATCCTCGACCGCTGCGCTGAGATGCGGGTCGAACTGGACCCGCAACGACTTGAGCAGGAACTGGTACTGCTCGCGCAGAAAAGTGACGTGGCCGAAGAATTGGACCGCCTCAGCACGCACGTCAGCGAAGTGCGTCGCGTACTGAAATCCGGCGGGGCCGCCGGTCGGCGCCTGGATTTCCTCATGCAGGAGCTCAATCGCGAGGCCAATACACTGGGTTCCAAGGCCTTCGACACACGCAGCACGCAAGCGGCGGTGAACCTCAAAGTGCTTATCGAGCAGATGCGCGAGCAAGTCCAGAACATCGAATAG
- a CDS encoding DUF4870 domain-containing protein: MSDQELIPQPSAQARQWAMFCHYSAFFWFLVPMIGNVLGPLIVWQLKKDLDPFVDEQGKEALNFQITFSILLMICGVLAWILIGFPLMALISVVALVLVVIAGIRANEGKPYRYPFCWRIVK; encoded by the coding sequence ATGTCTGATCAGGAACTGATACCGCAGCCCTCTGCGCAAGCGCGTCAGTGGGCCATGTTCTGTCACTACTCGGCGTTCTTCTGGTTCCTGGTGCCGATGATCGGCAATGTGCTGGGGCCGCTGATCGTCTGGCAGCTGAAGAAGGATCTGGACCCCTTCGTCGACGAGCAGGGCAAGGAGGCGCTGAATTTTCAGATCACGTTCAGCATTCTGCTGATGATCTGCGGCGTGCTGGCCTGGATACTGATCGGTTTCCCGCTGATGGCGTTGATCAGCGTGGTGGCCCTGGTGCTGGTGGTAATAGCCGGAATCCGCGCCAACGAAGGCAAGCCTTATCGCTACCCGTTCTGCTGGCGGATCGTCAAATAG
- the rph gene encoding ribonuclease PH: MKRPSGRAADQLRSIRITRNYTKHAEGSVLVEFGDTKVICTASIENGVPRFLKGQGQGWLTAEYGMLPRATGERNQREASRGKQGGRTLEIQRLIGRSLRAALDMSKLGENTLYIDCDVIQADGGTRTASITGAMVALVDALKMLKKRGGLKGGDPLKQMVAAVSVGMYQGEPVLDLDYLEDSAAETDLNVVMTSTGGFIEVQGTAEGAPFQPAELNAMLALAQDGMKELFALQLAALAD; this comes from the coding sequence ATGAAGCGACCCAGTGGCCGCGCCGCCGACCAGCTGCGTTCGATCCGCATCACCCGTAACTACACCAAGCATGCCGAAGGTTCGGTGCTGGTCGAGTTCGGTGATACCAAGGTGATCTGCACCGCCAGCATCGAAAATGGTGTGCCGCGCTTCCTCAAAGGGCAAGGGCAGGGCTGGTTGACTGCCGAGTACGGCATGTTGCCGCGCGCCACGGGAGAACGTAATCAGCGCGAGGCCAGCCGCGGCAAACAAGGCGGTCGGACCCTCGAGATCCAGCGGCTGATCGGTCGCTCGCTGCGGGCCGCGCTGGACATGAGCAAGCTGGGTGAGAACACCCTCTACATCGATTGCGACGTGATTCAGGCCGACGGCGGTACCCGCACCGCCTCGATCACCGGCGCGATGGTCGCCTTGGTCGATGCGCTGAAAATGCTCAAGAAGCGTGGGGGCCTGAAAGGTGGCGACCCGCTCAAGCAGATGGTTGCCGCGGTGTCGGTTGGAATGTATCAGGGCGAGCCGGTGCTCGATCTGGATTATCTGGAAGACTCCGCAGCCGAAACCGACCTCAACGTGGTGATGACCAGCACCGGCGGGTTCATCGAAGTTCAGGGCACCGCCGAGGGCGCCCCGTTCCAGCCGGCAGAGCTCAATGCCATGCTCGCGTTGGCACAGGACGGCATGAAAGAGCTGTTTGCCCTGCAACTGGCTGCGCTAGCCGATTGA
- a CDS encoding DUF4124 domain-containing protein, whose product MRIGSGALLLLGLLGAMTAQAELYRYVDDKGVVVLDRHGVPPQYIGRGYEVLTDQGRVTQVVPPAPTAQERQRLLEAQARASSDEQLLRLYASAEDVERAKVRKLAELDSVLGITRGNLQSLRSQQANLQSQAANHERAGREVPEQLLLQIENLRKEQASLQRDVQRYKQARKQAEVSFAAERERVAELLGPSR is encoded by the coding sequence ATGCGGATAGGGAGTGGCGCGCTGTTGCTGCTGGGCCTGCTGGGCGCGATGACCGCGCAAGCTGAGCTGTATCGTTACGTCGACGACAAGGGTGTTGTGGTCCTTGATCGGCATGGCGTGCCGCCGCAGTACATCGGGCGTGGTTACGAGGTGCTCACCGATCAAGGGCGTGTGACCCAGGTCGTGCCGCCCGCCCCGACGGCGCAGGAGCGTCAGCGATTGCTCGAGGCCCAGGCGCGTGCCAGTTCCGATGAGCAGCTCCTGCGCTTGTATGCCAGCGCCGAAGATGTGGAACGGGCCAAGGTGCGTAAGCTGGCCGAGCTCGATAGCGTCCTCGGGATCACGCGGGGCAATCTGCAGTCGCTTCGCTCGCAGCAGGCCAACTTGCAGAGCCAGGCCGCGAACCACGAGCGTGCCGGTCGTGAGGTCCCCGAGCAGCTGCTGCTGCAGATCGAAAATTTGCGCAAGGAGCAGGCCAGCCTGCAGCGTGACGTCCAACGCTACAAGCAGGCACGTAAGCAGGCGGAAGTCAGCTTTGCCGCTGAGCGCGAACGCGTCGCGGAGCTGCTAGGGCCGTCCAGGTAG
- the dut gene encoding dUTP diphosphatase — MHKLQAKILDPRLGRDFPLPEYATRGSAGLDLRAMLQANTTLEPGQTLLIPTGLSIHIADPSLAALVLPRSGLGHKHGIVLGNLVGLIDSDYQGELMVSCWNRGQSSFSIAVGERIAQLMLVPVIQAQFELVDEFDDSERGAGGFGHSGSH, encoded by the coding sequence ATGCACAAACTTCAAGCAAAGATTCTCGACCCGCGCCTCGGCCGGGATTTTCCTCTGCCGGAATATGCCACCCGCGGTTCTGCCGGCCTCGACCTGCGCGCCATGCTGCAGGCCAATACCACGCTGGAACCCGGTCAGACGCTGCTGATCCCCACCGGTCTGTCGATCCATATCGCCGACCCAAGCCTCGCAGCACTGGTGCTGCCGCGCTCCGGCCTAGGCCACAAGCATGGGATCGTGCTGGGCAATCTGGTCGGGTTGATCGACTCGGACTACCAGGGCGAACTGATGGTGTCGTGCTGGAATCGCGGTCAATCCAGCTTCAGCATCGCCGTGGGCGAGCGCATCGCGCAGCTGATGCTGGTGCCGGTGATCCAGGCGCAGTTCGAGCTGGTCGACGAGTTCGACGACAGTGAGCGCGGCGCGGGCGGCTTCGGCCATTCGGGCAGTCACTGA
- the spoT gene encoding bifunctional GTP diphosphokinase/guanosine-3',5'-bis pyrophosphate 3'-pyrophosphohydrolase: MPAIDALADRLSTYLGADQVNLVRRAYFYAEQAHDGQRRRSGEAYVTHPLAVANILADMHMDHQSLMAAMLHDVIEDTGIAKEALTAQFGETVAELVDGVSKLTQMKFETKAEAQAENFQKMAMAMARDIRVILVKLADRLHNMRTLEVLAGEKRRRIAKETLEIYAPIANRLGMHAMRVEFEDLGFKAMHPMRSERIRAAVRRARGNRNEIVEKIEQSLIHCLEREGLGGEVVGREKHLFSIYKKMRGKRKAFNEIMDVYAFRIVVDKVDTCYRVLGAVHSLYKPLPGRFKDYIAIPKANGYQSLHTTLFGMHGVPIEIQIRTREMEEMANNGIAAHWLYKSNGDEPPKGTHARARQWLKGVLELQERAGNSLEFIESVKIDLFPDEVYVFTPKGSIMELPKGSTAVDFAYAVHTDVGNTCIACRVNRRLAPLSQALESGSTVEIVTAPGARPNPAWLNFVVTGKARTHIRHALKLQRRSESINLGERLLNKALTGFGTSLERISPERIKAVLNEYQMEVIEDLLEDIGLGNRMAYVIARRLLSSDGEQAPSAEGPLAIRGTEGLVLNYAKCCTPIPGDPIVGHLSAGKGMVVHLETCRNIAEVRHNPDKCIQLSWSKDVTGEFNVELRVELEHQRGLIALLAGSVNAADGNIEKIGMDERDGRISVVQLVVSVHDRVHLARVIKKLRAIKGVMRITRMKA; the protein is encoded by the coding sequence TTGCCAGCCATAGACGCTCTTGCCGATCGCCTGTCGACCTACCTCGGCGCAGACCAGGTCAACCTGGTGCGCCGCGCCTATTTTTACGCCGAGCAAGCCCATGACGGCCAGCGCCGGCGTAGCGGTGAAGCCTACGTCACCCACCCCCTCGCGGTAGCCAACATCCTCGCCGACATGCACATGGACCATCAGAGCCTGATGGCCGCCATGCTGCATGACGTCATCGAGGACACCGGCATCGCCAAGGAAGCGCTCACCGCGCAGTTCGGCGAAACCGTCGCCGAGCTGGTGGACGGCGTCAGCAAGCTGACCCAGATGAAGTTCGAGACCAAGGCCGAGGCCCAGGCGGAGAACTTCCAGAAGATGGCCATGGCCATGGCCCGCGATATCCGCGTGATTCTGGTCAAGCTCGCCGATCGCCTGCACAACATGCGCACCCTCGAAGTGCTGGCTGGCGAAAAGCGCCGACGCATCGCCAAGGAAACCCTGGAAATCTATGCGCCCATCGCCAACCGGCTGGGCATGCACGCCATGCGCGTGGAATTCGAGGATCTGGGCTTCAAGGCCATGCACCCGATGCGCTCGGAGCGCATCCGCGCCGCCGTGCGCCGTGCCCGCGGCAACCGCAACGAGATCGTCGAGAAGATCGAGCAATCGTTGATTCACTGCCTCGAGCGCGAAGGCCTCGGCGGCGAGGTGGTAGGCCGCGAGAAACACCTGTTCAGCATCTACAAGAAGATGCGTGGCAAGCGCAAGGCATTCAACGAGATCATGGACGTCTATGCCTTCCGCATCGTGGTCGACAAGGTCGACACCTGCTACCGCGTCCTCGGTGCGGTACACAGCCTCTACAAGCCGTTGCCCGGGCGCTTCAAGGATTACATCGCGATCCCCAAGGCCAACGGTTACCAGTCGCTGCATACCACCCTGTTCGGTATGCACGGCGTGCCTATCGAAATCCAAATCCGCACGCGCGAAATGGAGGAGATGGCCAACAACGGTATCGCCGCGCACTGGTTGTACAAATCCAACGGTGACGAGCCGCCCAAGGGTACCCACGCGCGTGCCCGCCAGTGGCTCAAGGGTGTGCTGGAGCTGCAGGAGCGTGCCGGCAATTCGCTGGAATTCATCGAAAGCGTGAAGATCGACCTGTTCCCGGACGAGGTCTACGTCTTCACGCCCAAGGGCAGCATCATGGAACTGCCCAAAGGCTCGACCGCGGTGGATTTCGCCTACGCCGTGCACACGGACGTCGGCAATACCTGCATCGCCTGTCGCGTCAACCGACGCCTGGCACCGTTGTCGCAGGCACTGGAAAGCGGCAGCACGGTGGAGATCGTGACCGCGCCAGGCGCGAGGCCGAATCCGGCGTGGCTCAATTTCGTGGTCACCGGCAAGGCTCGGACGCATATCCGCCACGCACTCAAGCTGCAGCGCCGCTCAGAGTCGATCAATCTAGGCGAACGCCTGCTGAACAAGGCCCTCACCGGCTTCGGAACGAGTCTGGAGCGCATTTCCCCAGAGCGCATCAAGGCCGTGCTCAACGAATATCAGATGGAGGTCATCGAGGACCTGCTCGAAGACATCGGGCTCGGTAATCGGATGGCCTACGTCATCGCCCGCCGCCTGCTATCCAGCGACGGCGAGCAGGCCCCGAGCGCCGAGGGGCCTCTGGCAATCCGTGGCACCGAAGGGCTGGTGTTGAACTACGCCAAGTGCTGCACGCCGATCCCTGGCGATCCGATCGTCGGCCACCTGTCGGCGGGCAAGGGCATGGTGGTGCACCTGGAGACCTGCCGAAACATCGCCGAAGTTCGCCACAATCCCGACAAATGCATCCAGCTGTCCTGGTCCAAGGACGTCACGGGCGAGTTCAACGTGGAGCTGCGCGTCGAGCTGGAGCATCAGCGCGGCCTGATCGCCCTGCTGGCAGGCAGCGTCAACGCAGCGGACGGCAACATCGAGAAGATCGGCATGGACGAGCGCGACGGCCGAATCAGTGTCGTTCAGCTGGTGGTCAGCGTGCATGACCGGGTGCATCTGGCCCGGGTGATCAAAAAGCTTCGGGCGATCAAGGGTGTCATGCGCATCACCCGCATGAAGGCCTAG
- the algC gene encoding phosphomannomutase/phosphoglucomutase, with amino-acid sequence MSAPKAPQLPASIFRAYDIRGVVGDTLTNETAYWIGRAVGSQSLAQGEPNVSVGRDGRLSGPELVQHLIQGLVDSGCSVSDVGMVPTPVLYYAANVLAGKSGVMLTGSHNPPDYNGFKIVIAGDTLANEQIQALRQRIETGDLSEGVGQAEQVDVLDSYFKRVREDIAMAKPLKVVVDCGNGVAGVIAPQLIEALGCQVIPLFCDVDGNFPNHHPDPGKLENLEDLIAKVKAEKADLGLAFDGDGDRVGVVTNAGTVVFPDRLLMLFAKDVVSRNPGADIIFDVKCTRRLTPLISGYGGRPVMWKTGHSLIKKKMKETGALLAGEMSGHIFFKERWYGFDDGIYSAVRLLEILSLDKRDAEQVFAAFPNDVSTPEINITVTDESKFAIIEALHRDAHWGEANITTLDGVRVDYPKGWGLVRASNTTPVLVLRFEAESEDELKRIQEVFRAQLYTVAPDLTLPF; translated from the coding sequence ATGAGTGCCCCTAAAGCCCCCCAGCTGCCTGCCAGCATCTTCCGCGCCTACGACATCCGTGGCGTGGTCGGCGACACCCTGACCAACGAAACCGCCTACTGGATCGGCCGCGCGGTGGGCTCCCAGAGCCTGGCCCAGGGCGAGCCCAATGTCTCGGTCGGCCGGGATGGTCGCCTGTCCGGCCCCGAACTGGTTCAGCATCTGATTCAGGGCCTGGTGGACAGCGGCTGCAGCGTCAGCGACGTCGGCATGGTGCCCACGCCGGTACTCTATTACGCAGCCAACGTGCTGGCCGGCAAGTCCGGCGTGATGCTCACCGGTAGCCACAACCCGCCGGACTACAACGGCTTCAAGATCGTTATTGCCGGCGACACACTGGCCAACGAGCAGATCCAGGCCTTGCGCCAGCGCATCGAGACCGGCGACCTCAGCGAAGGGGTCGGCCAGGCGGAGCAGGTCGATGTACTGGACAGCTATTTCAAGCGCGTCCGCGAAGACATCGCGATGGCCAAGCCGCTCAAGGTGGTGGTGGACTGCGGCAACGGCGTGGCTGGTGTGATCGCGCCGCAACTGATCGAGGCCCTGGGCTGCCAGGTGATCCCGCTGTTCTGCGATGTCGACGGCAACTTCCCCAATCATCACCCCGACCCGGGTAAGCTGGAAAACCTTGAGGACCTGATCGCCAAGGTCAAGGCGGAAAAAGCCGACCTGGGCTTGGCCTTCGACGGCGACGGTGACCGCGTCGGCGTGGTCACCAATGCCGGCACCGTGGTGTTCCCAGACCGCCTGCTGATGCTGTTCGCCAAGGATGTGGTATCGCGCAACCCGGGCGCTGACATCATCTTCGACGTCAAATGCACGCGCCGGCTGACGCCGCTGATCAGTGGCTACGGCGGCCGTCCGGTCATGTGGAAGACCGGCCATTCGCTGATCAAGAAAAAGATGAAGGAAACCGGCGCGCTGCTCGCCGGCGAAATGAGCGGCCACATCTTCTTCAAGGAGCGCTGGTACGGCTTCGACGACGGCATCTACAGCGCCGTGCGCCTGCTGGAGATCCTCAGTCTGGACAAACGGGACGCCGAACAGGTCTTCGCCGCATTCCCCAACGACGTTTCCACCCCGGAGATCAACATCACGGTCACCGATGAAAGCAAATTCGCTATCATCGAAGCGCTGCACCGCGACGCCCATTGGGGCGAAGCCAATATCACCACGCTCGACGGCGTGCGTGTCGACTACCCGAAAGGCTGGGGCCTGGTCCGGGCGTCCAATACCACGCCGGTGCTGGTGCTGCGTTTCGAAGCCGAAAGCGAAGACGAGCTCAAGCGCATACAGGAAGTCTTCCGCGCGCAGCTTTATACTGTCGCGCCTGACCTTACCTTGCCGTTCTGA
- the rpoZ gene encoding DNA-directed RNA polymerase subunit omega, whose product MARVTVEDCLDNVDNRFELVMLATKRSRQLATGGKEPKVAWENDKPTVVALREIASGLVDYEVIAQDDIVDDEPLFVQYEEEPNEAL is encoded by the coding sequence ATGGCCCGCGTTACCGTTGAAGACTGTCTGGACAACGTAGATAACCGCTTCGAGCTGGTCATGCTCGCCACCAAGCGCTCGCGCCAGCTGGCAACCGGCGGCAAGGAGCCCAAGGTGGCCTGGGAAAACGACAAGCCTACCGTCGTGGCGTTGCGTGAAATCGCCTCCGGACTGGTGGACTACGAGGTCATCGCACAAGACGACATCGTCGACGACGAGCCGCTGTTCGTGCAGTACGAGGAAGAACCCAACGAGGCTCTCTGA